Proteins from a single region of Novosphingobium sp. CECT 9465:
- a CDS encoding M1 family metallopeptidase produces MRTISLVSALALSVASLAVPAVAQQAPANPSAAAGVHTDLPRVAHPSHYTIAITPDASNLTFAGTASVDLEVTEATPFLTLHALDLKISSATLTPAGGTAIPVTVAMDAASQTAKFTAAQPLAPGKYRLDTVYTGIINTQANGLFALDYPDKITGKDVRGLFTQFEAPDARRFAPMFDEPIYKATFDLSAVVPATQLAISNMPVAREEPLDKGLKRVTFGTSPKMSSYLLFFGLGDWERMAKEAAPGVQAGIVAPKGSGEQSRFALDELAPLIPYYADYFGQPYPLPKLDNVAAPGQSQFFSAMENWGAILTFERILLNDPAITSAAARQNIVTTQAHEVAHQWFGNLVTMAWWEDLWLNEGFASWMETKATAHFHPDWFPLLGRVEGREIAMGLDGFKTTHPIVQEIRTVDETNQAFDAITYQKGEAVISMLEAFAGETVWRDGLRSYMRDHKFGNTRSKDLWQAVEKAGAPGLTSIAMDFTTKPGIPLVKVTGLTCKKGVSTVTLEQSEFSIDRKDDVAAKPTMWKVPLLVSAGGDATRAILEGGKGTVSVKGCGPVVINAGQLGYYRSLYTPKMLASLKTALPTLAPVDQMGLIQDNLALSTSGYQAYAPAFDLLAAVPGNGNPVVANSAFGRYVGAWRTLEADPAVQKALAAKVSANYKPRLMALGFEPKADESLPDADLRSSLIGGFGTMGDPDVVAEARRRFAALASNPKAMDGPLKTTWLNIVARNATKADWDALQKMAAASNSAVERQFLYTLLGRAADPALATAARELALTDVPGKTTSAAIIVASAGLHADATYDFALANRARIEALVDAQSRVTFIASLANSSNDPAMIAKLETFRASVPAEAARPVDRVIGGLTEKAKARPLFVSGLTQWLGTKKN; encoded by the coding sequence ATGCGTACCATTTCACTTGTTTCAGCCCTTGCGCTGTCCGTTGCCAGCCTTGCCGTACCTGCCGTGGCCCAGCAGGCTCCCGCAAATCCTTCCGCAGCCGCAGGCGTACACACCGATCTGCCGCGCGTCGCCCACCCTTCGCACTATACCATCGCGATCACGCCGGATGCTTCCAACCTGACGTTTGCAGGCACCGCGTCAGTCGATCTGGAAGTGACCGAGGCGACCCCGTTCCTGACGCTGCATGCGCTCGATCTCAAGATTTCCTCGGCCACGCTGACCCCTGCCGGCGGCACGGCCATTCCTGTGACGGTGGCGATGGACGCGGCCAGCCAGACCGCGAAGTTCACTGCCGCCCAGCCGCTTGCACCCGGCAAGTACCGGCTCGATACGGTCTACACCGGCATCATCAACACGCAGGCCAATGGTCTTTTTGCGCTCGATTACCCTGACAAGATTACCGGCAAGGACGTGCGCGGCCTGTTCACCCAGTTCGAGGCGCCGGATGCGCGGCGCTTCGCCCCGATGTTCGATGAACCGATCTACAAGGCCACTTTCGATCTTTCAGCCGTGGTTCCCGCTACGCAACTGGCGATCAGCAACATGCCTGTCGCGCGCGAAGAACCTCTCGACAAGGGCCTGAAGCGCGTCACTTTCGGCACCAGCCCGAAGATGTCGTCATACCTGCTGTTCTTCGGCCTCGGCGATTGGGAACGCATGGCCAAGGAAGCCGCGCCGGGTGTGCAGGCGGGCATCGTCGCACCAAAGGGCAGCGGTGAACAGTCGCGCTTCGCGCTTGATGAACTTGCCCCGCTGATCCCGTACTACGCTGATTATTTCGGCCAGCCCTATCCATTGCCAAAGCTGGACAACGTCGCCGCTCCCGGTCAGTCGCAGTTCTTTTCGGCGATGGAAAACTGGGGCGCGATTCTCACCTTCGAACGCATCCTGCTGAATGATCCGGCGATCACCAGCGCGGCCGCCCGCCAGAACATCGTCACCACTCAGGCCCACGAAGTGGCGCACCAGTGGTTCGGAAATCTCGTCACCATGGCATGGTGGGAAGATCTCTGGCTGAACGAAGGTTTCGCCAGCTGGATGGAGACAAAGGCGACCGCGCATTTCCATCCTGACTGGTTCCCGCTGCTTGGCCGTGTCGAAGGGCGCGAAATCGCGATGGGTCTCGATGGCTTCAAGACCACGCACCCCATCGTGCAGGAAATCAGGACCGTCGACGAAACCAATCAGGCTTTCGATGCGATCACGTATCAGAAGGGCGAAGCGGTCATTTCGATGCTCGAAGCCTTTGCGGGCGAAACCGTCTGGCGCGATGGCCTGCGCAGCTACATGCGCGATCACAAGTTCGGGAACACCCGTTCGAAGGACTTGTGGCAGGCAGTGGAAAAGGCCGGTGCGCCGGGGCTGACATCCATTGCGATGGATTTCACCACCAAGCCCGGTATCCCGCTGGTCAAGGTCACCGGCCTTACGTGCAAGAAGGGCGTCTCGACCGTCACGCTCGAACAGAGCGAATTCAGCATCGACCGCAAGGATGATGTCGCTGCAAAGCCGACGATGTGGAAAGTGCCGCTGCTGGTTTCGGCAGGGGGCGATGCCACCCGCGCGATTCTCGAAGGCGGCAAGGGCACGGTTTCGGTCAAGGGCTGTGGGCCGGTCGTGATAAACGCGGGGCAACTGGGCTATTACCGCTCGCTCTATACGCCCAAGATGCTCGCTTCGCTGAAGACCGCGCTGCCCACCCTTGCCCCGGTCGACCAGATGGGTCTGATCCAGGACAATCTCGCGCTCTCGACCAGCGGCTATCAGGCTTATGCGCCTGCGTTCGATCTGCTGGCAGCGGTGCCGGGCAACGGCAATCCGGTCGTCGCCAACAGCGCCTTTGGCCGCTATGTCGGCGCATGGCGCACGCTTGAGGCCGATCCGGCAGTGCAAAAGGCGCTCGCAGCCAAGGTTTCGGCCAATTACAAGCCGCGCCTGATGGCGTTGGGCTTCGAACCCAAGGCCGATGAAAGCCTGCCTGATGCCGATCTGCGCTCGTCGCTGATCGGCGGGTTCGGCACGATGGGCGATCCCGATGTCGTGGCCGAAGCGCGCCGCCGCTTTGCCGCGCTGGCAAGCAACCCCAAGGCGATGGACGGTCCGCTCAAGACGACCTGGCTCAACATCGTTGCCCGCAATGCCACGAAGGCGGATTGGGACGCGCTTCAGAAGATGGCGGCAGCCTCCAACAGCGCGGTGGAGCGCCAGTTCCTCTACACGCTGCTGGGCCGTGCCGCCGATCCGGCGCTGGCCACGGCAGCGCGTGAACTGGCGTTGACCGATGTTCCGGGCAAGACCACCAGCGCCGCGATCATCGTCGCCTCGGCGGGTCTCCACGCTGATGCCACTTATGACTTCGCCCTGGCCAATCGCGCCCGGATCGAAGCGCTGGTCGATGCGCAAAGCCGCGTCACCTTCATCGCCAGCCTTGCCAATTCATCGAACGATCCGGCGATGATCGCCAAGCTGGAGACGTTCCGGGCCAGCGTCCCTGCCGAAGCCGCGCGCCCGGTGGATCGCGTGATCGGTGGCCTGACCGAAAAGGCCAAGGCACGGCCCCTGTTCGTGAGCGGCCTCACCCAGTGGCTGGGCACGAAGAAGAACTAG
- a CDS encoding sterol desaturase family protein — translation MMGKSPLWLAFVAAMVTTEVLFRLRLGRGYDRRTALTSLALVLGGIPFAALNGVIIAAIYSWVWSLAPLRFPLDDWRTWAVGFLLVEFAYYWFHRTSHQVRWFWASHSVHHSAEQLTLLSSFRLGWTSLISAGWLFYAPLVLAGFDPWLILGLLVFNLRFQTFLHTELIGRLGPLEWIFNTPSHHRLHHACNAAYIDRNYGGVLIVFDRMFGTLAVERQDEVVRYGLAHREATSNPLKIVVREWLFMARDLLASRGRNVGRILFGPP, via the coding sequence ATGATGGGGAAATCGCCGCTTTGGCTGGCCTTCGTCGCGGCGATGGTAACAACCGAAGTGCTGTTTCGGCTACGCTTGGGTCGCGGTTATGATCGCCGCACGGCGCTAACCTCGCTGGCGCTTGTCCTGGGCGGCATCCCCTTCGCCGCGTTGAACGGCGTCATTATCGCCGCGATCTATTCATGGGTCTGGAGCCTTGCACCGCTGCGCTTTCCGCTTGATGACTGGCGGACCTGGGCGGTCGGCTTCCTGCTCGTCGAGTTCGCCTATTACTGGTTCCACCGCACCAGTCATCAGGTGCGCTGGTTCTGGGCTTCGCATTCGGTGCACCATTCGGCCGAGCAACTGACATTGCTGTCTTCGTTTCGTCTGGGCTGGACCAGCCTGATCTCGGCAGGATGGCTGTTTTATGCCCCGCTGGTCCTGGCCGGTTTCGATCCATGGCTGATCCTGGGCCTGCTGGTCTTCAACCTGCGATTCCAGACATTTCTTCATACAGAACTGATCGGACGTCTGGGACCGCTCGAATGGATCTTCAACACTCCTTCACACCACCGCCTGCATCACGCCTGCAATGCCGCCTATATTGATCGTAACTATGGCGGGGTTCTGATCGTGTTCGATCGCATGTTCGGCACACTGGCTGTCGAACGGCAAGACGAAGTTGTCCGCTATGGACTTGCGCATCGCGAAGCGACCTCAAACCCGCTGAAGATCGTTGTCCGCGAATGGCTGTTCATGGCGCGTGATCTGCTGGCCAGCCGCGGGCGCAATGTCGGCCGGATACTTTTCGGCCCACCGTGA
- a CDS encoding EF-hand domain-containing protein: MTFRLLLASAMMATPTMAFAQPNQMEVFERADANRDGLITLAEFRAARMQQFDRFDRNGDGAISHADVKRIAQFRQEIGQRLTAMIKAADSNQDQKVTKAEFAVSPAPLFDRADVNRDGVVDRAELDALRTALNREG; this comes from the coding sequence ATGACATTCCGGCTTTTGCTTGCTTCTGCCATGATGGCCACGCCCACAATGGCCTTTGCCCAACCCAACCAGATGGAGGTGTTCGAACGCGCAGACGCGAATCGTGACGGTCTCATCACGCTCGCAGAGTTCAGGGCGGCGCGAATGCAGCAATTTGACCGTTTCGATCGCAATGGCGACGGGGCCATTTCCCATGCTGATGTCAAACGTATCGCCCAGTTCCGCCAGGAAATCGGCCAGCGGCTCACTGCCATGATCAAGGCGGCCGATTCCAATCAGGACCAAAAGGTCACCAAGGCCGAATTCGCCGTTTCGCCTGCGCCACTATTCGATCGCGCAGACGTCAATCGCGATGGTGTGGTCGACAGGGCTGAACTCGATGCGCTGCGCACGGCCCTGAACAGGGAAGGCTGA
- a CDS encoding ABC transporter ATP-binding protein produces the protein MSSAPLLSVRGASRHYQSGETIVRALDDASLDAHAGELIGITGPSGSGKSTLLLICGLLEPPTRGEVSIRGQQVSYPDADLDGLRAFRRDNIGFVFQKANLIPFLTAAENVAVALEIADVAPQPAHDYAVELLQSLDLGHRIGNRPARLSGGEQQRVAIARALANDPPLILADEPTAALDSVRGRQVMELFRRIAIEREACVMVVTHDPRSLDLFDRVIGLEDGRIVSEAGQKSVPVATRPHPPFPQ, from the coding sequence GTGAGCAGCGCCCCCTTGCTCAGTGTCCGTGGTGCATCCCGCCATTACCAGAGCGGTGAAACCATTGTCCGCGCGCTGGACGATGCATCACTGGATGCCCATGCCGGAGAACTGATTGGCATCACCGGGCCAAGTGGGTCCGGGAAGAGTACGCTGCTCCTGATCTGCGGTCTCCTTGAGCCACCCACTCGTGGCGAAGTCTCTATCCGCGGCCAGCAGGTTTCCTATCCCGATGCCGATCTCGATGGTCTGCGCGCCTTCCGCCGGGACAATATCGGCTTCGTGTTCCAGAAAGCCAACCTCATCCCCTTCCTGACAGCGGCCGAGAATGTCGCCGTCGCGCTGGAAATCGCGGACGTCGCGCCGCAGCCTGCCCATGACTATGCGGTAGAACTTCTTCAGTCGCTCGACCTCGGTCACCGTATCGGCAACCGCCCTGCGCGCTTGTCTGGTGGTGAGCAGCAGCGCGTGGCGATTGCCCGTGCGCTCGCGAACGATCCCCCGCTGATCCTGGCAGATGAACCTACCGCCGCGCTCGACAGTGTGCGCGGACGGCAGGTGATGGAGCTTTTCCGGCGTATCGCGATAGAGCGGGAGGCCTGCGTGATGGTCGTTACCCACGATCCCCGATCGCTCGATCTGTTCGATCGAGTGATCGGGCTTGAGGATGGGCGTATCGTTTCGGAAGCCGGCCAAAAGAGTGTGCCCGTGGCGACCCGTCCCCATCCCCCCTTTCCCCAATAA
- a CDS encoding ABC transporter permease, with protein MNLAIKDIRFNLARFALTALGIGFLLMGAIGALGLYRGIVADALLVIDRIGADLWVVQGERVGPFAEGSSVSGTMDRRVEGVQGVAAVRRFVQFSQQFDHAGQPLRATITGLDYPKDRGDWFALAEGRHIAAAHFEIVADASIGLPLGARVRLAKDEYAVVGLTRGLVDSAGDGLMFVSINDALAIASRRPSEQVLLARAANGTAAAQIASAGESSVPQDSKIAAVLVTLQPGADVSRVKAAVMRWGDANVISKAEQRDLLLNQRLWRLRVQILAFTSVLLLVTAIVISLILYTMTMEKLHQIALMKLLGAANGRIVSMILQQAALIGLFGFVLSLVLANTVFPWFPRRIVMLPGDLGMLFVILCVICIIASWFGISRALKVRAQEVLS; from the coding sequence CGCACTTGGCATCGGCTTTCTGCTGATGGGAGCAATCGGCGCGCTGGGGCTTTATCGCGGTATCGTCGCCGATGCCCTGCTGGTCATCGACCGCATCGGTGCGGACCTGTGGGTCGTGCAGGGCGAGCGCGTAGGTCCTTTCGCGGAAGGCTCCTCGGTGTCAGGCACCATGGACCGCCGCGTCGAAGGTGTGCAGGGCGTCGCTGCCGTCCGCCGCTTCGTGCAGTTCAGCCAGCAATTCGACCATGCCGGCCAGCCCTTGCGCGCAACGATCACCGGGCTGGATTATCCCAAGGATCGCGGCGACTGGTTTGCTCTGGCCGAAGGGCGCCATATCGCAGCGGCGCATTTCGAAATCGTGGCCGACGCCAGTATCGGTTTGCCTCTGGGCGCCAGGGTGCGGCTCGCCAAAGACGAATACGCGGTGGTTGGGCTGACCCGTGGGCTGGTGGACTCCGCCGGTGACGGGCTGATGTTCGTTTCCATAAATGACGCCCTGGCGATAGCCTCCCGCCGGCCAAGCGAGCAGGTTCTGCTTGCGCGCGCGGCGAACGGCACCGCCGCAGCGCAGATTGCCAGCGCGGGCGAAAGTTCGGTCCCGCAGGACAGCAAGATCGCCGCCGTGCTGGTAACGCTCCAGCCAGGCGCCGATGTCAGCCGGGTGAAAGCGGCGGTGATGCGTTGGGGCGATGCCAATGTCATCAGCAAGGCAGAACAGCGCGACCTGCTTCTGAACCAGCGCCTGTGGCGGTTGCGCGTTCAGATTCTCGCGTTCACGTCGGTGCTTCTGCTGGTTACCGCGATCGTCATCTCGCTGATCCTTTACACCATGACGATGGAGAAGCTGCATCAGATCGCACTGATGAAGCTGCTTGGCGCGGCCAATGGTCGGATCGTGTCGATGATCCTGCAACAGGCGGCGCTGATCGGCCTGTTCGGATTCGTGCTTTCGCTGGTGCTGGCCAATACGGTCTTTCCGTGGTTCCCGCGTCGCATTGTCATGCTGCCGGGCGATCTTGGCATGTTGTTCGTCATACTCTGCGTGATCTGCATTATCGCAAGCTGGTTCGGCATATCCCGCGCACTGAAAGTTCGCGCGCAGGAAGTTCTGTCGTGA